CTCCCTTCGTGGTTTCCTTCACTTTGGCTTTTGGGTGGCCACCCCATGTCCAGTCTTGAactctcgctctgtcccatcaACCCCTGGGTACGAGTCACTAGGTCCTCTCTGGGATAACAGAACCCAGTGTCCCTCAGTTGCCTTATAAGTCAAATTCATTAAGAAAACACATTCAATAAATACATTTAAGGCACCAAAAATGTCAAGCGAATAATTCACACGAACAAGACCCGCAAACGATTATTTCTGACATGCTAAACGTGACTTTATTCTGTTCCCAAGCTTGTTCCTCAGTGAGGTGCCAAGTTGGTCCCCGTCTCTTCAAGGAGATGTGGCCCCCTTTTGTCAGTTTTCTGATGAACATACCACGCGGCTGAGTGTGATAAATTAAGAACAGAGATTGTGGGGTGGGGAGCATTGCAATTGTGCATCTGCTTTGCGTCTCAACTGGGAGGGGGAAAGTTAGTCATCTAAGTTCTGTTGCGACACAGggcacccagccccacccctgcCGCCCCCTCAATTTTCCGATCCCAATGTTTTTGAAGCAAAAAACCGTTGACCAACCAACACAACGGGGTGATGATGCCAAGGCCGACAGAGTGCCCTTTCCCATCTAAAAGGCCATCTTGTCACAGATGTCCCCCCCAGCTTCTCCATTTAGAGTcactcagcacagaaacaggccgttcggccccaCTCGTCCAGGTTTGCCGAACCAATGGGAACAGTGTCGGGAGAGCTTTATTTTCAGTTTCAGcgcacagagtcctacagcaagGAAACCCCAACTcctccacgccgaccagatatcctcaattaatctggCCCCATTTGTCAGCGtttggccccatatccctctaaacccttcctattcgcgTCCTcgtccagatgcgttttaaatgttgtactgaGGGGGTGATCTcgatgagattttttaaaaaaacatttgtgtGCTGGatgtaggggaaagtgaggactgcagagccCAGAGTGGcggtggaaaagtacagccagtcaggcaacatctgaagagcaggagagtcgatgttttgagcataagcccctcATGGATGTACCAAACCCCAAGGGCAGTTAAAAAAGTCAAgtccattgctgtggatctggagtcacctgggacagaccaggtaagaatagtggatttccttccctgaaggattttaGTGACCATTTAGATtagttgattttctttttaattctagATCTTTATCGAACTCAAATTTAACAGACTgacgtggtgggatttgaaccctgtcTGTTAAAGGATTCGATAAGGTCGATGGAAAGCAACTATGCCCTCGCGGGGTGTAggagagtggtgggggggggagcaaAAACATGAAAATTCGAACCAAGCCATTCAGGGCAAAACCATCCCTTTTCACCAACCCCACCCACATAAAAGGTAGCGGAGGGTGGATGTGGGTCAATTGAAAGTATGAGAACTGAGATGTATGGAAGATGGATAGATCTTTATTAAGGGGCAGTTTAAGGGGGAGATTAAGGGGCAGTTGGGAGAGCGGACCATATTGTTGGGAGTTTGGAAGTGGATCCATCATAATGGGACGAATGATTTTGTCCTGTTCCTCTGCCTTTCAGAGACTATCGACAGACAACGTTGCCAATCTGGTgacggagggaggggaaatgggtccCTATTTTATCAATGGGCTCACGATGCActgcttagaatcatagaatccccacagtgggGAAATTCAGCCATTCGGGCCATcgattccacaccgaccctccaaagaggatcccagccagacccacatCCCCTATCCCATAACCGTGCCTTTCCCAGGACCAATCCAACTAATCTGCACacttcaggcaatttagcatggccaatccaccctaacctgcacatccctgggcactataggacaatttaccatggctaatccaccctaacctacacattcctgggcactatgggacaatttagcatggccaatccaccctaacctgcacatccctggtcactatgggacaatttagcatggccaatccaccctaacctgcacatccctgggcactatgggacaatttcccatggctaatccaccctaacctgcacgtccctgggcactatgggacaatttagcacggccaatccaccctaacctgcacatcccctggacactatgggacaatttagcatggccagtccaccctaacctgcacatccctgggcactatgggacaatttagcatggccaatccaccctaacctgcacatccctggtcactatgggacaatttagcatggccaatccaccctaacctgcacatccctgggcactatgggacaatttcccatggctaatccaccctaacctgcacgtccctgggcactatgggacaatttagcacggccaatccaccctaacctgcacatcccctggacactatgggacaatttagcatggccagtccaccctaacctgcacatccctgggcactatgggacaatttagcatggccaatccaccctaacctgcacatccctgggcactatgggacaatttagcatggccaatccaccctaacctgcacatccctgggcactatgggacaatttcccatggccaatccaccctaacctgcacatccctgggcactatgggacaatttagcatggccaatccaccctaacctgcacatcccctgggcactatgggacaatttagcatggccaacccaccctaacctgcacatccctgggcactatgggacaatttagcatggccaatccaccctaacctacacatccctgggcactatgggacaatttagcatggccaacccaccctaacctgcacatgtttggactttgggaggaaaccggaccacctggGGGAAACCAACAGACATACGGTTGAAGGAAAGGGtatggagaatgtggaaactccacagagacagtcgcccgagggtggaatcgaacccaggactctggcgctgtgaggcaggagtgctaactattgagctgCTGGGCCGCCTCCTGGCATTGGGCAGGTGCAACGGAAATGATGGGACAGTCCCGGAAAAGAGCCAGCGTACGGacagagggccaaatggcctcctcctgctctgctTCGTCCCGACAGGAAGCTGAACAACTGAGCAGTGGAGGACGTTACACGCGGTGTGTTTTGAAGGGGCGATTGAAGGTGACAGGGACGCGTCGGCAGTAAAGCAAGCGACTCTTTCACACGTTCACAGTAAAACTTTATGGATTCCGGGAAACAATACATTAACAACTCATTCGCGGCGGCATTCAACGGAGCGCTGACTCAGAGCAGTTCCAAGTCGAGGCCACTGAAACTGGCGATGGGTTCCCGCCAAAAGTTGAAGGTGTTGTACTGGGCCAGTGTTCCGTCCTCGTCCTCCTCCTCCGTGTCCCATGAGTTGCGAGGCGTACTCTGGCCCCCGGCGCCAGACTCGGGCACGTCGAGCCCCAGCACCTCGATCTCGGAGATGTCCACCACGGGGATGGGGGTCCTCCAGAAGAGAAAGGAGTCAAACTGGCTGTTCAGGACGTCCAGCATCTTTGCACTGAAAAACAGGAAGTTAGGGGAGCGGGAATTGAGGGtgcggggtggggggagtgggggtggaattCACTCATAGTCAGTGGTTCAGGCAATACACTCACACCAAACGTCAACCTTACAGAACCGGCTTCGCTCTTGGACCCTAGGAGATAGGAGCAGagtgaggtcattcagcccatcaagtctcctcCGCCATTCATTGAGATCACGGCCAACCTGATCACCCTCAACTCCCACCTTCACCCCATAACCTTTggtccccttcctgatgaaaattctcagccttgaatatactcagtgactcaGGCTCCCTGTGGTAGAGATTTCCACACGTACACTCCCCTCAGAGAGAAGCCATTCCCTCCTCATCACTCTCTTCAGCGGGCCACCCCTTACACTGAGATGATGCCCCTCTgctcccagactctcccacacaAGGAGAGACAACCTCTCCACGTCTCCCCTGAAAATTCTTGTCTGTTTCTCAGGTTGCCGCTCATCCTTCTAAGTCCCAATCAGTACAGGCCccaaacctactcaacctctccatcCCCAGGATCAGCTGGGTGAACCTCCTCCATCTTTCCTTAGATCAGGGCACCAGAATGGTTGTGGGGGTTGCAAACAAGCACTCAGGGAGCAGTATACTGTAAAGaagagatttgcatttatatataaaGCACTCGATTTACCATGGCAACAACTTAGCTGATGCGACAGAGACTCACAGGCTCATTCTGGGAAATTGAGACCGGCGCATGCATTGTAGctctggttggggggggggggggcggtggagtGTCATGAGGGGGAAGTGCTAATCACAAGGCCCTATCTGCCCTCTGTACTGGATGCAAACGATAAGACCACCATTGaaggagtgtgaaaatagacaagccccctgggccggatgggatctatcctaggatcctctgggaagtaagggaagagattgccgagcctttggcgttgatcttcaaatcatcattgtctacaggaatagtgcctgaggactggaggatagcaaatgtggttcccctgttcaagaaggggagtagagacaatcctggtaattacagaccagtgagtctcacttcagttgttggtgaagtgttggaaaaggttataagagataggatttataaccatctagaaaagaataatctgattagggacagtcagcacggttttgtgaagggtaggtcatgcctaaagAATCTTAGTGAGTTTtatgacaaagtgaccaaacaggtagatgagagtaaaccggttgatgtggtgtatatggatttcagcaaggcgttcgataaggttccccacagtaggctattgtacaagatgtggaggaatgggattgtgggagatatagcagtttggatcagtaattggcttgctgaaagaaaacagagggttgtagatgatggaacatgttcatcttggtgtccagttaatagcggcgtaccgcaagggtcggtgttgggtccactgctgttcgtcatttttataaatgacctggatgagggcttagaagggtggctTAGTATATTTGCGggcaacactaaggtcggtggagttgtggatagtgatgaaggatgtagtaggttgcagagagacatagatatgatgcagagctgagctgagaggtggcaaatggagtttaatgtggacaagtatgaggtgatatactttggacggagtaatcggaatgcaaagtactggcctaatggtaagattcttgggagtgccgatgagcagagagatcacggtgtccatgtacacagatccctgaaagttgccacccagattgacagggttgttaagaaggcagacagtgtgttggcctttattaatagagggattgagttctggaaccaggaggttatgctgcagctgtacaaagctctggtacggccacacttggagtattgtatacagttctggtcaccgcattataagaaggatgtggaagctttggaaagggtgcagaggagatttaccaggatgttgcctggtatggaggggtggtcttacaaggaaaggctgagggacctgaggctgtttttgttagagagaagaaggttgagaggtgacttaatagagagagacaagataatcagagggttagagagggtggacagggagagcctttttccaagtatggggatggcaaacacgaggagacacaactttaaaatgaggggagataggtataagacagatgtcagaggtagtttctttactcagagagtagtaaggggatggaatgctttgcctgcaacggtagtagattcaccaagtttaagtgcattaaGTCGTCATTGGTCAGGCATATgggcgtacatggaatagtgtaggtgggatgggcttcagattggtatgacagggtggcaacatcgagggccgaagggcctgtactgggctgtaatgttctataggTAAAAACGAGgtaagatgaagggcttttgcccgaaacgtcgatttcgctgctccttggatgctgcctgaactgctgtgctcttctagcaccactgatccagaatgtaatgtcctatgttctataagAGGGGAAGATATAGGTGTTtggagtgggtgggagggaggtgagtgggccctccccccccccccccccccccccccaagatccTGCAGCCTATATTCATCTGCAAAGtatgttacctcagagtacaacaggatcttgatcagatgggcaaacgggccgagaagtggcagatggagtttaatttagataaatgcgaggtgctgcattttggaaaggtgaaccttagcaggacttatactcttaatggttaggtcctggggagtgtggctgaacaatgacaccttgaagtacaggttcatagctcctggagtcgcatgtagataggatagtgaagaaggagtttggtatgctttcctttattggttagagcattgagtacaggagttagggggacatgttgtgcctgtacaggacattggttaggccactgttggaatattgtgtgcaattttgctataggaaggatgttgtgaaagttgaaagggttcagaaaaaatgttgccagggttagagcgcttgagctatagggagaggctgaaaagactggagctgttttccctggagcgtcggaggctgaggggtgacctttttaaggtttataaaatcataaggggcgtggagagagtgaatacacaaggtcttttccctggggtggaggagatCAGAACTacatggcataggtttagggtgagaggggaaagatttaaagggaccttaGGAGCGacattttcttgcagagggtggtacgtgtatggaatgagttgccagaggaagtggtggaggcttttaaattacaatatctaaaaggcatctggatggatatgaaataggaagggttttgtgagatatgggctaagtactggcaaatgggcctagattaatttcggatatctggtttgcatggacgagttggaatgaagggtctgttttccgtgttgtacatctccatgattctgtgattctatgtgcAGGATAAGGTGGGTTGGCCttctaaattacccacagtgcccagggatgtgcaggttagggtggagtggccatgctaaattgtcccatagtgcccagggatgagcaggttagggtggattagccatgctaaattgtcccatagtgcccagggatgtgcaggttagggtggattggccatgctaaattgtcccatagtgctcagggatgtgcaggttagcgtggatcggccatgttaaattgtcccatagcatccagggatgtgcaggctagggtggattggccatggtaaattgtcccataatgtccagggatgtgcaggttagggtgggttggccatgataaattgccctgtagtgtccagggatgtgcaggttagggtggatcggccatgttaaattgtcccatagcatccagggatgtgcaggctagggtggattggccatgataaattgtcccataatgtccagggatgtgcaggttagggtgggttggccatgataaattgccctgtagtgtccagggatgtgcaggttagggtggatcggccatgctaaattgtcccatagcgtccagggatgtgcaggctagggtggattggccatgggaaattgtcccatagtgctcagggatgtacaggttagggtggattagccatgggaaatgcagaatgacAGGGATAGTGGGGTGGGTCCAAGTGGGGTGCTCTCTGAATGATCATTATGGACTCGGTGGGATGAAAATGGGATTTGGAATCGTGTCTCACCTTGGCCTAGGCTTGCTTTTGGATTCATAGACCAGTCATGTTGCCCCGAAGCCCCCACTTATACAGGTCTTCTGGAATAATCTCAAAGGGGATCgggcagaaagcaggaacaggggactgatttggatggtcagccatgatagTATTGAGGGGCAGAGTGGGTTCGAAGggaagaatggcctactcctgttaaCTATGATTCTATTACCAGGACTTGAGGACCCCGATAATGGTCGGCCTGGCAACACCAGGACTGAGAAATTAAATAACGATGACTCACTCACTCCCATTGAATTATTTGTTGTCTTTTATTCTCTGCAGATACTCCCATATTTTTCAGTAGTTATGTTCTTTTCTCTGTTTTGAAATCATTTTCCTCTGCACGGCTCCTACCTTGGGAATTCTGCAGGAAGAATGGCAGTGCAGCGCAATTCCTTTGATAAGGAATTATTTATTTCTGATGTAAAGCAGGAACAATGCTGATTGTATGAACTGGCCAGTGTCCAGGCAAAACCACCAGCTGGGGTCCCCTTCGCTTGCCAGGGTTCAGCAGAGAGATCCGGCCTCAGCATTGCGAACCCTGGTCATCTGGGATCGTAGCACgcaaaacaggccattcggaccCCCTGTGTGCACCAGCTTTCCTCCCAACGGCATCTTCATTACCTCCCCTTCACCCGATCCTTCTATCTATCTCCTGCACCCCCTTCCCATGCAATATATCTCTGCTAATTGTGGAAGCAACTCCTCCCGTTCTCCCATTCTCCCTCCAACTCCCCGTGGCAGCGAttccccccattctccccccactccccgtgggagcgagtcccccattctccccccactccctgtgggagcgagtccccattCTCCCGccactccccgtgggagcgagtACCCCGTTCTCCCGccactccccgtgggagcgagtACCCCGTTCTCCCGccactccccgtgggagcgagtACCCCGTTCTCCCGccactccccgtgggagcgagtACCCCGTTCTCCCGccactccccgtgggagcgagtACCCCGTTCTCCCGccactccccgtgggagcgagtccccattctccccccactccccgtgggagcgagtACCCcgttctccccccactccccgtgggagcgagtcccccattctccccccactccctgtgggagcgagtcccccattctccctccaACTCCCCGTGGCAGCGATTCCCCCCGTTCTCCCCCCACTtcccgtgggagcgagtcccccattactccccccactccccgtgggagcgagtACCCCGTTCTCCCACCTCTCCCCGTGGGAGCGAGTACCCCGTTCTCCCACCTctccccgtgggagcgagtccccattATTCCCCCAACTCCCcatgggagcgagtcccccactCTTCATGGGATTGTGCCCGCCCCATTCTCTGACTTAATGGTGGTGGATGTGCCAATTGGCCCACTCCCCGGTTTGGTCTGCTTCCCCACACCGTACTTTATCATGGTGGGGAAGCCACACTGTAGCAGAAGTACATCCCAATAATCATTCACCACTATCTCCCTGCCTCCCCCACCCATTGCCGAGTGGAAGTGTATTTGAATGCAGAGCTCTTTTCTCGGTCTCACTGCATTTAGATATAAACAGGATGAGAACACGCCTGGAGTATTGTCTGATTTAGTGCAACAAAGGTTGGCCTAACTAATTCCTGAGACTGAGAGATTGCCTTATTAGGAAAGACCAGATCAACTGGATCTCTGCTCTCTGGAGATCAGTGGGACGAGATGGGATCTCAAAATGGATTCCCtacaggttctgaggaagggtcattatCGGAGTCCAAACATGGGACTGCTTTCTCCACCTCAGGCCTGTTTCATTTCTCCAACGTTTTCAGAATTCTGACCAGACGTGATGGGACAgatgtcatacagcacagaaacaggccctttactCCAAACTggccagatttcccaaactaaactagtcccaccttgcCTGCCCGTAccccttgaaacctttcctaatcttttaaatgttgtaactatacccacacccaccatctcctctggctgctcattccacacacgcacacacacggtcctctgggtgaaaacattgtcTCTCGGGTCCTTTATGATGACGTCCCCCAGACGGTGGGGGGAGTTTTGAATCAGGGCCACTGTCCCACACCATGGGGCTGAGataaggggaaatgtcttcactcagaaagTGTGGGGGAACCTTTGGAAATCTCTGCCACAGAATTTCagccattgaatatattcaagatggtgatggagggaaagGTATGGTGCAGGTGAATagtagattccctatagtatggaagcaggccatttggcccaacactgaccctctgaagagtaacctaccctctacttacccctgaccaattcacctaacactatgggcaattcagcatggccaattcacctgacctgcacatccttggactgtggggggaaacccaacacagacacggggagaatgtgcacactgcacacagacaatcacccaaggcaggaatcgaacccaggtccctggtgctgtgaggcagcagtgctaactcactgagtcaccatgcctccTGATCTCAGCAAAGGCTTTGAAATCCTGACTGACTTCCCACATGCTCAGAAAGTGAAATGAGGCAGATGTGccttataaaaggttacagaTCTGTGCTGGGAAAAGAAATTCTGACAAAGGAGAATAAAAATGTGGATGGTCAGCCTTCTGTATTTGCAGCAAGCAGTTGTCAGTCCCAATAATACATTTGTGACTCAGTCACTGGTCAGGATTTGGATTTGGCATCTCTGCCAGGGCAATGCCAGATGGTGCCCTCATTACATTGGGGGAAGCGACATCTGTCTCTCATGGGTCTGAATTTTACAATGTGAAAATAGGACCATGAAAAATgaaactggagtaggccattcggccccctcgagcctgttcaacattcaataggatcgtgaTCTTTCCTGCcctttatccctgtaacccttgatttccaACTGGTgacaaagtgggcggcacggtggcacagtggttagcactgctgcctcgcagcgccagagatccgggttcaattcccgcctcaggcgactgactgtgtggagtttgcacgttctccccgtgtctgtgtgggtttcctctgggtgctccggtttcctcccacagtccaaagatgtgcaagtcaggtgaattggccatgctaaattgcccatagtgttagctaaggggtaaatgtaggggtatgggtgggttgcgcttcggcgggtcggtgtggacttgttgggccgaagggcctgtttccacactgtaagtaatctaagtaatctatctcagccttaaatacacaggGTCAGAGATCACACAGGTTATCGTCCAcccatttatttgaaatcataagctgaCAAAGGAGCTACGCTCCAGAGCTTGTgatttctaataaacctgttggacgataacctggtgtcatgtgacttctgaccttgtccacccgagtgcaacaccagcacctccacatcttcaatatacacaaggacttcgccccccatagctctctgtgacaaggacttccaaagactctcaaccgtctgagaaagaaattcctcctcatctcagtctcaaattGGTGCCCCTTTGTTGT
This genomic stretch from Hemiscyllium ocellatum isolate sHemOce1 chromosome 50, sHemOce1.pat.X.cur, whole genome shotgun sequence harbors:
- the mllt11 gene encoding protein AF1q, which codes for MLDVLNSQFDSFLFWRTPIPVVDISEIEVLGLDVPESGAGGQSTPRNSWDTEEEDEDGTLAQYNTFNFWREPIASFSGLDLELL